Proteins co-encoded in one Centroberyx gerrardi isolate f3 chromosome 18, fCenGer3.hap1.cur.20231027, whole genome shotgun sequence genomic window:
- the LOC139911078 gene encoding LOW QUALITY PROTEIN: homeobox protein Nkx-2.2a (The sequence of the model RefSeq protein was modified relative to this genomic sequence to represent the inferred CDS: substituted 1 base at 1 genomic stop codon), whose translation MSFGTNTKTGFSVRDILDLPDPIGGSGTEETEDETEEASAEVLVENGSENVQKLGFNARLCERGTGSYARWSGSAGNLQFSXSRTEPKSPELSTDESQDPDRDPSGDPAQKNRSRKRRVLFSKAQTYELERRFRQQRYLSAPEREHLAGLIRLTPTQVKIWFQNHRYKMKRARAERSLEAFHLLPARRVAIPVLVRDGKPCDRVKAQELEASLRSGLGLPLPLSAYSPLMHAPYGPDQVPQHPGVQQLAHVYQWSW comes from the exons ATGTCTTTTGGCACCAACACAAAGACCGGCTTCTCCGTGCGGGACATCTTGGACCTTCCCGACCCGATCGGCGGGTCCGGGACCGAAGAGACGGAGGATGAAACCGAGGAGGCTTCCGCTGAGGTTTTGGTGGAGAACGGATCAGAAAATGTCCAAAAATTGGGATTTAACGCCCGTTTGTGTGAGCGCGGCACCGGGAGTTACGCCAGATGGAGCGGGTCCGCCGGCAACCTGCAGTTTTCAT AGTCCCGAACCGAGCCGAAATCTCCCGAACTGTCCACGGACGAGTCGCAGGACCCGGACCGGGACCCGTCCGGCGACCCGGCCCAGAAGAACCGGAGCCGGAAGAGGCGCGTGCTGTTCTCCAAGGCGCAGACCTACGAGCTGGAGCGCCGCTTCCGCCAGCAGCGGTACCTGTCCGCCCCGGAGCGCGAGCACCTGGCCGGCCTGATCCGCCTCACCCCGACCCAGGTGAAGATCTGGTTCCAGAACCACCGCTACAAGATGAAGCGCGCCCGGGCCGAGCGCAGCCTGGAGGCCTTCCACCTGCTGCCCGCGCGCAGGGTGGCCATCCCGGTGCTGGTGCGGGACGGGAAGCCCTGCGACCGGGTCAAAGCCCAGGAACTGGAGGCTTCACTCAGGTCCGGGCTaggcctccctctccccctcagcGCCTATTCCCCGCTGATGCACGCTCCGTACGGCCCGGATCAGGTGCCGCAGCACCCCGGGGTGCAGCAGCTGGCGCACGTGTACCAGTGGAGCTGGTGA
- the pax1b gene encoding paired box protein Pax-1, giving the protein MEQNYGEVNQLGGVFVNGRPLPNPVRIRIVELAQLGIRPCDISRQLRVSHGCVSKILARYNETGSILPGAIGGSKPRVTTPNVVRNIRDYKQGDPGIFAWEIRDRLLSDGVCDKYNVPSVSSISRILRNKIGSLSQPGQYESSKPPGPQLPYGPVYPYSYPGPMSPTGTKTGSGPVGPAGPIGLARGWPSVHTVSNILGIRAFMDPAALTGSDGYAAKVEDWSSMSGASRPFPSGAAGAEKTHETDLKYTQSSSSLSSYVSACAYSPSSQYGVYGPGGNYMTTGAHWQSQSAGLAPSLAPGLTHPNTAQMHGGDFHGGISFKHSPREGDRKPPSPLNKHQHEAHGLSAAS; this is encoded by the exons ATGG AGCAGAACTACGGGGAGGTGAACCAGCTCGGCGGGGTGTTTGTGAACGGCCGGCCGCTGCCGAACCCGGTCCGGATCCGGATCGTGGAGCTGGCCCAGCTCGGCATCCGGCCGTGCGACATCAGCCGGCAGCTGCGCGTCTCCCATGGGTGCGTCAGCAAGATCCTGGCCCGCTACAACGAGACGGGCTCCATCCTACCGGGGGCCATCGGCGGCAGCAAGCCGCGGGTCACCACCCCCAACGTGGTGAGGAACATCCGGGACTACAAGCAGGGAGACCCGGGCATTTTCGCCTGGGAGATCCGGGACAGGCTGCTCTCGGACGGGGTGTGCGACAAGTACAACGTCCCGTCCGTCAGCTCCATCAGCCGGATACTGAGGAACAAAATCGGCAGTCTGTCCCAGCCGGGCCAGTATGAGAGCAGCAAGCCGCCCGGCCCCCAGCTGCCCTACGGCCCGGTCTACCCCTACTCCTACCCGGGGCCCATGTCCCCCACCGGGACCAAGACCGGCAGCGGCCCCGTCGGCCCCGCGGGGCCCATCGGCCTGGCCCGGGGCTGGCCCTCGGTCCACACGGTCAGCAACATCCTGGGCATCCGAGCCTTCATGGACCCTGCCG CTCTGACCGGATCTGACGGATACGCAGCTAAAGTGGAGGACTGGAGCAGCATGAGCGGCGCGAGCCGGCCGTTCCCCTCCGGAGCCGCCGGAGCCGAGAAAACTCACGAGACGGACCTCAAATACACACag tCTTCCTCCAGTCTGTCCAGTTACGTCTCGGCCTGTGCCTATTCTCCATCCAGCCAGTACGGGGTTTACGGACCTGGAGGGAACTACATGACCACCGGAGCCCACTGGCAGTCCCAGTCTGCCGGTCTGGCTCCCAGTCTGGCTCCCGGTCTCACCCATCCCAACACCGCACAGATGCACGGCGGAGATTTCCACGGTGGGATCTCTTTCAAGCATTCACCGAGAGAGG GAGACAGGAAACCTCCCAGTCCGCTGAACAAGCATCAGCATGAGGCTCACGGACTCTCTGCAGCCTCCTGA